From Rhodamnia argentea isolate NSW1041297 chromosome 10, ASM2092103v1, whole genome shotgun sequence, a single genomic window includes:
- the LOC115752344 gene encoding zinc finger protein CONSTANS-LIKE 12-like — protein sequence MRELSSMDPVCDFCGVVRAVVYCKSDSARLCLQCDGCVHSANTLSRRHARSLLCDKCCSQHAVVRCMDERLSLCQGCDWSGNGCSGHGHLRQVLDCYTGCPTLSEFTSIWSSVLDPPCSNDSDSRWGLPSAPPMEGNGVSNLLENRDCEGSYGMAMSKLNEFGPWMRPAALSTPNANYTQLCKDQAPFTAQELNLPKVPLGCSGSKSLGFDGSSDLCQSLGMEDIPRHGNGDEVLGYQPCQKRFLFEDGDMECLLMEKNLSATESNGPIENAMEASSSAQQDSVSFHSSYMGGSVTGVQSMKGGANCLLMSPGCSRNLNFGYPAGPVHSSISLSLSNITGESSAADYQDCGLSPVFLTGESPWEPNLEASCPQARDKAKMRYNEKKKTRTFGKQIRYASRKARADTRKRVKGRFVKAGEAYDYDPLRTRDS from the exons ATGAGGGAATTATCAAGTATGGATCCTGTGTGTGACTTCTGCGGTGTAGTGAGGGCCGTGGTGTACTGCAAATCGGACTCGGCCCGCCTTTGTCTGCAGTGCGACGGGTGCGTCCACTCCGCTAACACGCTCTCCCGTCGTCACGCGCGCTCTTTGCTGTGCGACAAGTGCTGTTCGCAGCATGCGGTGGTTCGATGTATGGATGAGAGGTTGTCGCTGTGCCAGGGCTGTGATTGGAGCGGCAATGGGTGCTCGGGGCATGGACACCTTCGCCAGGTGCTGGACTGCTACACGGGCTGTCCTACATTGTCCGAGTTCACAAGCATATGGTCCTCGGTTCTTGATCCGCCTTGTTCGAATGATTCGGATAGCAGGTGGGGGCTGCCGAGCGCTCCCCCAATGGAAGGCAATGGCGTGAGCAACTTGTTGGAGAATAGGGACTGCGAGGGCTCATATGGGATGGCGATGAGCAAGCTGAATGAGTTTGGCCCTTGGATGCGGCCGGCTGCATTGTCGACACCGAATGCAAACTATACCCAACTGTGCAAAGATCAAGCACCTTTCACTGCTCAGGAACTCAATTTGCCCAAG GTGCCCTTGGGTTGTTCTGGTTCCAAAAGTCTCGGGTTCGACGGAAGCAGCGATCTATGCCAGAGTCTCGGCATGGAAGATATTCCCCGCCATGGAAATGGGGATGAGGTTTTGGGCTATCAGCCTTGTCAAAAGAGGTTTCTCTTCGAAGATGGAGATATGGAGTGCCTTCTGATGGAGAAGAATCTGTCAGCTACAGAGTCCAATGGACCTATTGAGAATGCCATGGAG GCATCATCCTCGGCGCAACAGGACTCGGTATCTTTTCATTCCTCTTACATGGGCGGTTCGGTAACCGGGGTGCAGTCTATGAAGGGAGGCGCGAATTGCCTGCTTATGAGTCCTGGGTGCAGCAGAAATTTAAATTTCGGATATCCTGCTGGCCCGGTTCATTCGAGCATATCACTATCCTTGTCGAATATCACCGGGGAAAGTAGCGCAGCTGATTACCAAGATTGTGGACTGTCACCGGTATTTCTAACTGGTGAATCGCCGTGGGAACCAAACCTGGAGGCAAGTTGTCCGCAGGCAAGGGATAAAGCTAAGATGAGATATaacgagaagaagaaaacaagaac ATTCGGAAAACAGATAAGATATGCCTCTCGGAAAGCCAGAGCGGACACAAGAAAACGGGTAAAAGGTCGATTTGTAAAGGCAGGGGAAGCATATGATTATGACCCTCTACGGACAAGGGACTCCTGA
- the LOC115752346 gene encoding vascular-related unknown protein 1-like has translation MEEEDSRSMKKPIPDGEGSEESGWTTYLEDFSRNSADGGDNSFCSTFRTLPMVSDAASCAIHGNAVAEPNPPRRLSTIKRTRTREITDEDPLEDTATSPVNSPKINHLKRMEMMGTRMTDDPPLHHALGNGGASESCMGLKVRESSESEKTMCGGDDWQKYECSSLRKRGLCLVPLSIFMNNRLG, from the exons atggaggaggaggactccAGATCGATGAAAAAGCCCATACCCGACGGCGAAGGCAGTGAAGAGAGTGGTTGGACTACTTATCTCGAAGACTTCTCTCGAAACAGCGCCGACGGAGGAGACAATAGCTTCTGCTCCACCTTCAGAACCTTGCCTATGGTTTCGGACGCTGCTTCGTGTGCCATCCACGGGAACGCCGTCGCTGAACCGAACCCTCCAAGGAGGCTGAGCACGATCAAGAGGACGAGGACCAGAGAGATCACAGACGAAGATCCACTAGAGGACACCGCAACTTCTCCCGTGAACAGTCCCAAG ATCAATCATCTAAAGCGGATGGAGATGATGGGCACTCGGATGACAGATgatcctcctcttcatcatgcGCTG GGTAACGGGGGTGCATCGGAGAGCTGCatgggattgaaggtgagagaAAGCAGCGAAAGCGAGAAGACGATGTGCGGTGGGGATGATTGGCAGAAGTATGAGTGCTCTAGCTTGAGGAAGAGAGGGCTTTGCTTGGTTCCTTTGTCCATTTTCATGAACAATCGGCTTGGTTGA
- the LOC115752357 gene encoding transcription factor CPC-like isoform X1 yields MSRLDHSSDDSSVDSRAEDIGQDSKLEFSEDEETLITRMFKLVGERWSLIAGRIPGRTAEEIEKYWTSRYSTSED; encoded by the exons ATGTCTCGCTTGGACCATTCCTCGGATGACTCATCCGTGGACTCCAGAG CAGAGGACATCGGTCAAGATTCGAAGCTGGAGTTCTCCGAAGATGAGGAAACGCTCATAACCAGAATGTTCAAGCTTGTCGGTGAGAG GTGGTCGCTCATCGCCGGGAGGATTCCTGGGAGAACAGCGGAGGAAATCGAGAAGTACTGGACTTCAAGATATTCGACCAGTGAAGACTGA
- the LOC115752284 gene encoding uncharacterized protein LOC115752284, with protein sequence MNEGLSLELAATMRVIIVMSGCELATEITRQETVLEIKQRLERLLGFPTFSQSLAVYGLELVDGLDMDDYPCITEGTKIHLTVEAANHPPSNGYSKMRVIVKFPTRKIDVEVDQTETVHSLKEKIHILEGTPIPRMSLFSSGRELEDDFWSLTEYGVRESSEIVVFLKNLSKQRHLPPSRRLSIVVQTSSSLLNAAAIPLEMKDSCTVSDLRQVLLSREILPADDYIFVHKQRLMRGDCSLRWHGVEDGETLYVFRGTVMRGSF encoded by the coding sequence ATGAACGAAGGTCTGTCGCTGGAGCTTGCCGCCACAATGAGGGTGATCATTGTCATGTCGGGGTGCGAACTGGCAACCGAAATCACCCGCCAAGAGACCGTCCTGGAAATCAAGCAGAGACTAGAACGGCTTCTCGGTTTCCCGACATTCTCACAATCTCTAGCCGTGTATGGCTTGGAATTAGTAGACGGCCTTGACATGGATGACTACCCTTGCATCACTGAAGGCACCAAAATCCACCTCACCGTCGAAGCCGCCAATCATCCTCCGTCTAACGGCTACAGCAAAATGCGGGTCATCGTGAAGTTCCCCACAAGGAAAATCGACGTGGAAGTCGATCAGACCGAGACGGTCCACAGCCTCAAGGAGAAGATACACATCCTGGAGGGCACTCCGATCCCCAGGATGTCACTCTTCTCCTCCGGGAGAGAACTCGAGGACGATTTCTGGTCCCTGACCGAGTACGGTGTCAGGGAGTCCTCGGAAATAGTCGTCTTCCTAAAGAACCTCAGCAAGCAGAGGCATTTGCCCCCTAGTAGGAGGCTCAGCATAGTGGTTCAGACTTCGTCGAGTCTGCTCAATGCGGCCGCAATTCCTCTGGAAATGAAGGACTCATGCACCGTGAGCGACCTGAGACAGGTATTGCTGAGCCGCGAAATTCTTCCAGCAGACGACTACATCTTCGTACACAAACAGAGGCTGATGCGCGGCGATTGCAGCCTGCGTTGGCACGGCGTGGAGGACGGCGAGACGCTCTACGTGTTCAGAGGCACCGTGATGCGCGGTTCCTTCTGA
- the LOC115752375 gene encoding uncharacterized protein LOC115752375, with protein MRRGLFELRHREMKVVVEILTGVLFSADVPSDGTVADLKQEIGAQQELPRDRLILLLCDGDRSNPIKDDEDGARLVDVGINDGSHVYLFFKPIDPDDPDQSPPQVVAVGGADASPEDQTVVHST; from the coding sequence ATGCGGCGCGGGCTCTTCGAGCTTAGACATCGAGAGAtgaaggtggtggtggagatTTTGACCGGAGTCCTGTTCTCTGCCGATGTTCCCAGTGACGGCACGGTGGCGGACCTCAAGCAGGAGATCGGAGCCCAGCAGGAGCTCCCTCGCGACCGTCTCATCCTGTTGCTCTGCGACGGGGATCGGAGCAATCCCATCAAGGACGACGAAGACGGGGCTCGTCTGGTCGATGTCGGGATCAACGATGGCTCCCACGTTTACCTCTTCTTCAAGCCCATCGATCCTGATGATCCTGATCAATCCCCACCCCAGGTGGTCGCAGTCGGTGGCGCGGATGCTTCTCCAGAGGACCAGACGGTCGTTCATAGTActtga
- the LOC115752357 gene encoding transcription factor CPC-like isoform X2, with protein sequence MSRLDHSSDDSSVDSREDIGQDSKLEFSEDEETLITRMFKLVGERWSLIAGRIPGRTAEEIEKYWTSRYSTSED encoded by the exons ATGTCTCGCTTGGACCATTCCTCGGATGACTCATCCGTGGACTCCAGAG AGGACATCGGTCAAGATTCGAAGCTGGAGTTCTCCGAAGATGAGGAAACGCTCATAACCAGAATGTTCAAGCTTGTCGGTGAGAG GTGGTCGCTCATCGCCGGGAGGATTCCTGGGAGAACAGCGGAGGAAATCGAGAAGTACTGGACTTCAAGATATTCGACCAGTGAAGACTGA
- the LOC115752345 gene encoding uncharacterized protein LOC115752345 codes for MARRGLKICCFGSAAFLAILAVVIVTLSLTIFKPKQPQITAHPIAVESIQFNDTANNVTLDVALSMVVTIDNPNYGGFEYRSAIGYVTYHGSTVAEVSLKQNKIPARAKVNITTSTDLIAIKLISNPTLWEDIASGYLNFTSTATLPGKVSMAKIFRFHATAYSTCYILFHVQSKAMDTKCYSRIKL; via the coding sequence ATGGCTCGCCGAGGTCTCAAAATATGCTGCTTCGGCTCGGCGGCTTTCTTGGCCATTCTCGCTGTCGTCATCGTGACCTTGTCGCTCACGATCTTCAAGCCCAAACAGCCTCAGATTACGGCCCACCCCATCGCCGTCGAGAGCATCCAGTTCAACGACACCGCTAACAACGTCACACTGGACGTCGCGTTAAGCATGGTCGTGACGATCGACAATCCCAACTATGGCGGATTTGAGTACAGGAGCGCGATCGGATATGTTACCTACCACGGGTCGACGGTGGCTGAAGTCTCCCTCAAGCAAAACAAGATCCCTGCTCGGGCGAAAGTCAACATAACCACCTCGACGGATCTGATCGCCATCAAATTGATATCGAACCCAACCTTGTGGGAAGACATTGCCTCGGGCTACTTGAACTTCACTTCCACGGCGACTTTGCCCGGGAAAGTCAGCATGGCTAAGATCTTCAGGTTCCACGCCACTGCTTATAGCACCTGCTACATCTTATTTCACGTTCAGTCTAAGGCTATGGACACCAAATGCTATTCCAGGATAAAGCTGTAG